From Acomys russatus chromosome 25, mAcoRus1.1, whole genome shotgun sequence, a single genomic window includes:
- the Tmem95 gene encoding LOW QUALITY PROTEIN: sperm-egg fusion protein TMEM95 (The sequence of the model RefSeq protein was modified relative to this genomic sequence to represent the inferred CDS: substituted 1 base at 1 genomic stop codon), translating into MWLLALGGAFLAVAKACIFCRLPAHALPSRLAQFSGQIEWKEWASPDFSAFALDEVTMNKITEKTHRVLRVMEIKRSVSSLPSYWQWLQKTKIPQYTREALCAPACRGSTILYNCSTCEGEEAPCWPRKRCIPGRKSRSMGRXDSALLYLRSCPAFGCSEPPGGVS; encoded by the exons ATGTGGCTGCTGGCACTAGGTGGGGCTTTCCTGGCCGTTGCCAAGGCTTGTATCTTCTGCCGCCTCCCAGCTCATGCCTTGCCGAGCCGCCTGGCTCAGTTCAGTGGCCAGATAGAGTGGAAGGAATGGGCTTCCCCAGATTTTTCAGCCTTTGCCTTAG ATGAGGTGACCATGAACAAAATCACAGAGAAAACTCATCGAGTCCTGAGGGTCATGG AGATCAAAAGGTCCGTCTCTTCGCTCCCTTCGTATTGGCAATGGCTTCAGAAGACCAAGATCCCCCAGTACACCAGGGAAG CTCTCTGTGCTCCTGCCTGCC GGGGCAGCACCATCCTTTACAACTGCTCCACCTGCGAGGGCGAGGAGGCGCCTTGCTGGCCCCGAAAGCGCTGCATCCCAGGCAG GAAGTCACGATCTATGGGACGCTAGGATTCTGCTCTTCTCTATCTTCGCAGTTGCCCTGCTTTTGGGTGCTCTGAGCCTCCAGGTGGAGTGAGTTGA
- the Kctd11 gene encoding BTB/POZ domain-containing protein KCTD11, with translation MLGAMFRADTLMPANVNPQGDGHYFIDRDGKAFRHILNFLRLGRLDLPRGYGETALLKAEADFYQIRPLLDALRELEASRGTPASTAALLHADVDVNPRLVHFSARRGPHHYELSSARVDTFRANLFCTDPECLGAMRNRFGVASGDRAEGGPHFRLEWASRPEELPEVEYQRLGLQPLWTGGPEDRREVVNTPAFLEEVLRVALEHGFRLDSVFPDPEDLLNSRSLRFVRH, from the coding sequence ATGCTGGGGGCTATGTTTAGGGCTGACACCCTAATGCCAGCCAATGTCAACCCGCAAGGAGACGGCCATTACTTCATCGACAGGGACGGCAAGGCTTTCCGGCATATCCTCAATTTCCTGCGGCTCGGCCGGCTGGACCTGCCCCGTGGATACGGAGAAACTGCGCTTCTCAAGGCGGAGGCTGACTTCTACCAGATCCGGCCCCTCCTGGATGCCCTGCGGGAATTGGAAGCCTCTCGGGGTACACCTGCATCCACAGCCGCCCTGCTCCACGCAGACGTAGACGTCAACCCCCGCCTGGTGCACTTCTCTGCTCGGAGGGGCCCACACCACTATGAGCTGAGCTCTGCCCGGGTGGACACCTTCCGAGCCAACCTCTTCTGCACTGACCCGGAGTGTCTGGGCGCCATGCGCAACCGATTTGGTGTGGCCAGTGGGGACAGGGCAGAAGGCGGTCCGCATTTTCGTCTAGAGTGGGCCTCCCGCCCGGAGGAACTCCCTGAAGTGGAATATCAAAGACTGGGGCTGCAACCACTGTGGACTGGGGGGCCGGAAGATCGGCGGGAGGTGGTGAACACGCCtgccttcctggaggaggtgctGCGGGTGGCTCTGGAACACGGCTTCCGTCTGGACTCTGTCTTCCCAGACCCTGAAGATCTTCTGAACTCTAGATCTTTGCGCTTTGTCCGCCACTGA
- the Acap1 gene encoding arf-GAP with coiled-coil, ANK repeat and PH domain-containing protein 1 isoform X4, whose amino-acid sequence MTVKLDFEECLKDSPRFRASIELVEAEVSELETRLEKLLKLGSCLLESGRHYLAASRAFLVGICDLAHLGPPEPMMAECLEKFTVSLNHKLDSHAELLDATEHTLQQQIQTLVKEGLRGFREARRDFWRGAESLEAALTHNAEVPRRRVQEAEDAGTALRIARAGYRSRALDYALQVNVIEDKRKFDIMEFVLRLVEAQATHFHQGHEELNRLAQYRKELGAQLHSLVLNSAREKRDMEQRHVLLKQKELGGEEPEPSLKEGPGGLVMEGHLFKRASNAFKTWSRRWFTIQNNQLVYQKKYKDPVTVVVDDLRLCTVKLCPDSERRFCFEVVSTSKSCLLQADSERLLQLWIGAVQSSIASAFSQARLENSPRGPGQVSGHLALGAAATLGYGGAARGREPGGSGQVVAQVQSVDGNAQCCDCREPAPEWASINLGVTLCIQCSGIHRSLGVHFSKVRSLNLDSWEPELVKLMCELGNVVINQIYEARVEAMAVKKPGPSCSRQEKEAWIHAKYVEKKFLTKLPEIRGRRGGRGPPRGHPPVPPKPSIRPQPGVVRSKSESPSDDVGSLHPGALLFQAAGQPPSLPTMADALAHGADVNWVNGSQGNATPLIRATAANSLLACEFLLQNGANVNQADSAGRGPLHHATILGHTGLACLFLKRGADLGARDAEGRDPLAIAMETANADIVTLLRLAKMRETEAAQGQAGDETYLDIFRDFSLMASDDPEKLSRRSHDLHTL is encoded by the exons CTCCTGAAGCTGGGTTCCTGTCTCCTGGAGAGCGGGCGCCATTACCTCGCAGCCAGCCGTGCCTTCCTCGTCGGCATTTGTGACCTGGCTCACCTGGGTCCACCAGAGCCCATGATGGCG GAGTGTCTGGAAAAATTCACCGTGAGCCTGAACCACAAGCTGGACAGCCACGCT GAACTTCTTGATGCCACTGAACACACACTGCAGCAGCAAATCCAGACTCTGGTCAAGGA AGGTCTCCGGGGTTTCCGAGAGGCTCGCAGGGACTTCTGGCGAGGGGCTGAGAGCCTAGAGGCCGCTCTTACCCACAACGCAGAGGTCCCCAGGCGCCgtgtccaggaagcagaggatgcTGGAACCGCTTTGAGGATCGCTCGAGCTGGGTACCGGAGTCGGGCACTGGATTATGCTCTGCAG GTCAATGTGATCGAAGATAAGAGGAAATTTGACATCATGGAGTTC GTGCTGCGCTTGGTAGAGGCCCAGGCTACCCATTTCCATCAGGGCCATGAAGAGCTAAACCGGCTGGCTCAGTATCGGAAGGAATTGGGCGCCCAG TTGcacagcctggtcttgaactcggcTCGGGAGAAGAGAGACATGGAACAGAGACACGTGCTGCTGAAGCAGAAG GAGCTGGGTGGGGAGGAGCCAGAGCCAAGCCTAAAGGAGGGGCCTGGTGGCTTGGTAATGGAAGGACATCTTTTCAAGCGGGCCAGCAATGCATTTAAGACGTGGAGCAG ACGCTGGTTTACCATCCAGAACAACCAACTGGTTTACCAGAAGAAATATAAG GACCCTGTGACTGTGGTGGTGGACGACCTTCGTCTCTGTACAGTGAAGCTCTGTCCAGACTCGGAAAGGCGTTTCTGTTTCGAAGTAGTGTCCACCAGCAA GTCCTGCCTCCTCCAGGCTGACTCTGAGCGTCTCCTGCAGCTGTGGATAGGTGCCGTTCAGAGCAGTATCGCCTCCGCCTTCAGCCAGGCTCGCCTGGAGAACAGTCCTCGGGGGCCAGGCCAG GTCTCAGGACACCTTGCTCTGGGCGCTGCTGCCACTCTGGGCTATGGTGGGGCAGCCAGAGGAAGGGAACCTGGGGGGTCTGGGCAGGTGGTGGCCCAGGTACAAAGCGTGGATGGAAACGCTCAGTGCTGCGACTGCAGGGAGCCAGCCCCAGAGTGGGCCAGCATCAACCTCGGCGTCACGCTCTGCATTCAGTGTTCCGGCATCCACAG GAGCCTGGGCGTGCATTTCTCCAAAGTCCGGTCTCTGAACCTTGACTCCTGGGAACCAGAACTGGTGAAG CTTATGTGTGAGCTGGGGAATGTCGTTATCAACCAGATCTACGAGGCCAGGGTGGAGGCCATGGCGGTGAAGAAGCCAGGGCCCAGCTGCTCCCG GCAGGAAAAGGAAGCCTGGATTCATGCCAAGTATGTGGAGAAAAAGTTCTTGACCAAGCTTCCTGAAATTCGAGGGCGGAGAGGTGGCAGGGGACCCCCAAGAGGACATCCTCCTGTGCCTCCAAAGCCTTCCATCAGGCCGCAGCCAGGGGTTGTCAGATCCAAGTCAG AGTCCCCATCTGATGACGTAGGGAGCCTGCACCCTGGGGCCCTGCTGTTTCAAGCCGCTGGACAGCCTCCGTCTCTTCCTACCATGGCTGATGCCCTGGCGCACGGAGCGGATGTCAACTGGGTCAATGGGAGCCAGGGGAATGCCACACCTCTGATCCGGGCTACAGCTGCT aattctcttctggcctgtgagtttCTCCTCCAGAATGGGGCAAACGTGAACCAAGCAGACAGTGCTGGCCGCGGCCCACTCCACCATGCCACCATCCTTGGCCACACAGG GCTCGCTTGCCTGTTCCTGAAACGGGGTGCAGATCTTGGGGCTCGAGATGCAGAAGGCAGGGACCCTCTGGCTATTGCAATGGAAACGGCCAATGCTGACATCGTAACCCT GCTACGATTGGCAAAGATGAGGGAGACGGAAGCCGCTCAGGGCCAGGCAG gaGATGAGACTTATCTCGACATATTCCGAGACTTCTCCCTCATGGCGTCAGACGATCCAGAGAAACTGAGCCGTCGTAGTCACGACCTCCATACTCTTTGA
- the Acap1 gene encoding arf-GAP with coiled-coil, ANK repeat and PH domain-containing protein 1 isoform X1: protein MTVKLDFEECLKDSPRFRASIELVEAEVSELETRLEKLLKLGSCLLESGRHYLAASRAFLVGICDLAHLGPPEPMMAECLEKFTVSLNHKLDSHAELLDATEHTLQQQIQTLVKEGLRGFREARRDFWRGAESLEAALTHNAEVPRRRVQEAEDAGTALRIARAGYRSRALDYALQVLRLVEAQATHFHQGHEELNRLAQYRKELGAQLHSLVLNSAREKRDMEQRHVLLKQKELGGEEPEPSLKEGPGGLVMEGHLFKRASNAFKTWSRRWFTIQNNQLVYQKKYKDPVTVVVDDLRLCTVKLCPDSERRFCFEVVSTSKSCLLQADSERLLQLWIGAVQSSIASAFSQARLENSPRGPGQVSGHLALGAAATLGYGGAARGREPGGSGQVVAQVQSVDGNAQCCDCREPAPEWASINLGVTLCIQCSGIHRSLGVHFSKVRSLNLDSWEPELVKLMCELGNVVINQIYEARVEAMAVKKPGPSCSRQEKEAWIHAKYVEKKFLTKLPEIRGRRGGRGPPRGHPPVPPKPSIRPQPGVVRSKSESPSDDVGSLHPGALLFQAAGQPPSLPTMADALAHGADVNWVNGSQGNATPLIRATAANSLLACEFLLQNGANVNQADSAGRGPLHHATILGHTGLACLFLKRGADLGARDAEGRDPLAIAMETANADIVTL from the exons CTCCTGAAGCTGGGTTCCTGTCTCCTGGAGAGCGGGCGCCATTACCTCGCAGCCAGCCGTGCCTTCCTCGTCGGCATTTGTGACCTGGCTCACCTGGGTCCACCAGAGCCCATGATGGCG GAGTGTCTGGAAAAATTCACCGTGAGCCTGAACCACAAGCTGGACAGCCACGCT GAACTTCTTGATGCCACTGAACACACACTGCAGCAGCAAATCCAGACTCTGGTCAAGGA AGGTCTCCGGGGTTTCCGAGAGGCTCGCAGGGACTTCTGGCGAGGGGCTGAGAGCCTAGAGGCCGCTCTTACCCACAACGCAGAGGTCCCCAGGCGCCgtgtccaggaagcagaggatgcTGGAACCGCTTTGAGGATCGCTCGAGCTGGGTACCGGAGTCGGGCACTGGATTATGCTCTGCAG GTGCTGCGCTTGGTAGAGGCCCAGGCTACCCATTTCCATCAGGGCCATGAAGAGCTAAACCGGCTGGCTCAGTATCGGAAGGAATTGGGCGCCCAG TTGcacagcctggtcttgaactcggcTCGGGAGAAGAGAGACATGGAACAGAGACACGTGCTGCTGAAGCAGAAG GAGCTGGGTGGGGAGGAGCCAGAGCCAAGCCTAAAGGAGGGGCCTGGTGGCTTGGTAATGGAAGGACATCTTTTCAAGCGGGCCAGCAATGCATTTAAGACGTGGAGCAG ACGCTGGTTTACCATCCAGAACAACCAACTGGTTTACCAGAAGAAATATAAG GACCCTGTGACTGTGGTGGTGGACGACCTTCGTCTCTGTACAGTGAAGCTCTGTCCAGACTCGGAAAGGCGTTTCTGTTTCGAAGTAGTGTCCACCAGCAA GTCCTGCCTCCTCCAGGCTGACTCTGAGCGTCTCCTGCAGCTGTGGATAGGTGCCGTTCAGAGCAGTATCGCCTCCGCCTTCAGCCAGGCTCGCCTGGAGAACAGTCCTCGGGGGCCAGGCCAG GTCTCAGGACACCTTGCTCTGGGCGCTGCTGCCACTCTGGGCTATGGTGGGGCAGCCAGAGGAAGGGAACCTGGGGGGTCTGGGCAGGTGGTGGCCCAGGTACAAAGCGTGGATGGAAACGCTCAGTGCTGCGACTGCAGGGAGCCAGCCCCAGAGTGGGCCAGCATCAACCTCGGCGTCACGCTCTGCATTCAGTGTTCCGGCATCCACAG GAGCCTGGGCGTGCATTTCTCCAAAGTCCGGTCTCTGAACCTTGACTCCTGGGAACCAGAACTGGTGAAG CTTATGTGTGAGCTGGGGAATGTCGTTATCAACCAGATCTACGAGGCCAGGGTGGAGGCCATGGCGGTGAAGAAGCCAGGGCCCAGCTGCTCCCG GCAGGAAAAGGAAGCCTGGATTCATGCCAAGTATGTGGAGAAAAAGTTCTTGACCAAGCTTCCTGAAATTCGAGGGCGGAGAGGTGGCAGGGGACCCCCAAGAGGACATCCTCCTGTGCCTCCAAAGCCTTCCATCAGGCCGCAGCCAGGGGTTGTCAGATCCAAGTCAG AGTCCCCATCTGATGACGTAGGGAGCCTGCACCCTGGGGCCCTGCTGTTTCAAGCCGCTGGACAGCCTCCGTCTCTTCCTACCATGGCTGATGCCCTGGCGCACGGAGCGGATGTCAACTGGGTCAATGGGAGCCAGGGGAATGCCACACCTCTGATCCGGGCTACAGCTGCT aattctcttctggcctgtgagtttCTCCTCCAGAATGGGGCAAACGTGAACCAAGCAGACAGTGCTGGCCGCGGCCCACTCCACCATGCCACCATCCTTGGCCACACAGG GCTCGCTTGCCTGTTCCTGAAACGGGGTGCAGATCTTGGGGCTCGAGATGCAGAAGGCAGGGACCCTCTGGCTATTGCAATGGAAACGGCCAATGCTGACATCGTAACCCTGTGA
- the Acap1 gene encoding arf-GAP with coiled-coil, ANK repeat and PH domain-containing protein 1 isoform X2, with protein sequence MSQGLPPLPLLKLGSCLLESGRHYLAASRAFLVGICDLAHLGPPEPMMAECLEKFTVSLNHKLDSHAELLDATEHTLQQQIQTLVKEGLRGFREARRDFWRGAESLEAALTHNAEVPRRRVQEAEDAGTALRIARAGYRSRALDYALQVNVIEDKRKFDIMEFVLRLVEAQATHFHQGHEELNRLAQYRKELGAQLHSLVLNSAREKRDMEQRHVLLKQKELGGEEPEPSLKEGPGGLVMEGHLFKRASNAFKTWSRRWFTIQNNQLVYQKKYKDPVTVVVDDLRLCTVKLCPDSERRFCFEVVSTSKSCLLQADSERLLQLWIGAVQSSIASAFSQARLENSPRGPGQVSGHLALGAAATLGYGGAARGREPGGSGQVVAQVQSVDGNAQCCDCREPAPEWASINLGVTLCIQCSGIHRSLGVHFSKVRSLNLDSWEPELVKLMCELGNVVINQIYEARVEAMAVKKPGPSCSRQEKEAWIHAKYVEKKFLTKLPEIRGRRGGRGPPRGHPPVPPKPSIRPQPGVVRSKSESPSDDVGSLHPGALLFQAAGQPPSLPTMADALAHGADVNWVNGSQGNATPLIRATAANSLLACEFLLQNGANVNQADSAGRGPLHHATILGHTGLACLFLKRGADLGARDAEGRDPLAIAMETANADIVTL encoded by the exons CTCCTGAAGCTGGGTTCCTGTCTCCTGGAGAGCGGGCGCCATTACCTCGCAGCCAGCCGTGCCTTCCTCGTCGGCATTTGTGACCTGGCTCACCTGGGTCCACCAGAGCCCATGATGGCG GAGTGTCTGGAAAAATTCACCGTGAGCCTGAACCACAAGCTGGACAGCCACGCT GAACTTCTTGATGCCACTGAACACACACTGCAGCAGCAAATCCAGACTCTGGTCAAGGA AGGTCTCCGGGGTTTCCGAGAGGCTCGCAGGGACTTCTGGCGAGGGGCTGAGAGCCTAGAGGCCGCTCTTACCCACAACGCAGAGGTCCCCAGGCGCCgtgtccaggaagcagaggatgcTGGAACCGCTTTGAGGATCGCTCGAGCTGGGTACCGGAGTCGGGCACTGGATTATGCTCTGCAG GTCAATGTGATCGAAGATAAGAGGAAATTTGACATCATGGAGTTC GTGCTGCGCTTGGTAGAGGCCCAGGCTACCCATTTCCATCAGGGCCATGAAGAGCTAAACCGGCTGGCTCAGTATCGGAAGGAATTGGGCGCCCAG TTGcacagcctggtcttgaactcggcTCGGGAGAAGAGAGACATGGAACAGAGACACGTGCTGCTGAAGCAGAAG GAGCTGGGTGGGGAGGAGCCAGAGCCAAGCCTAAAGGAGGGGCCTGGTGGCTTGGTAATGGAAGGACATCTTTTCAAGCGGGCCAGCAATGCATTTAAGACGTGGAGCAG ACGCTGGTTTACCATCCAGAACAACCAACTGGTTTACCAGAAGAAATATAAG GACCCTGTGACTGTGGTGGTGGACGACCTTCGTCTCTGTACAGTGAAGCTCTGTCCAGACTCGGAAAGGCGTTTCTGTTTCGAAGTAGTGTCCACCAGCAA GTCCTGCCTCCTCCAGGCTGACTCTGAGCGTCTCCTGCAGCTGTGGATAGGTGCCGTTCAGAGCAGTATCGCCTCCGCCTTCAGCCAGGCTCGCCTGGAGAACAGTCCTCGGGGGCCAGGCCAG GTCTCAGGACACCTTGCTCTGGGCGCTGCTGCCACTCTGGGCTATGGTGGGGCAGCCAGAGGAAGGGAACCTGGGGGGTCTGGGCAGGTGGTGGCCCAGGTACAAAGCGTGGATGGAAACGCTCAGTGCTGCGACTGCAGGGAGCCAGCCCCAGAGTGGGCCAGCATCAACCTCGGCGTCACGCTCTGCATTCAGTGTTCCGGCATCCACAG GAGCCTGGGCGTGCATTTCTCCAAAGTCCGGTCTCTGAACCTTGACTCCTGGGAACCAGAACTGGTGAAG CTTATGTGTGAGCTGGGGAATGTCGTTATCAACCAGATCTACGAGGCCAGGGTGGAGGCCATGGCGGTGAAGAAGCCAGGGCCCAGCTGCTCCCG GCAGGAAAAGGAAGCCTGGATTCATGCCAAGTATGTGGAGAAAAAGTTCTTGACCAAGCTTCCTGAAATTCGAGGGCGGAGAGGTGGCAGGGGACCCCCAAGAGGACATCCTCCTGTGCCTCCAAAGCCTTCCATCAGGCCGCAGCCAGGGGTTGTCAGATCCAAGTCAG AGTCCCCATCTGATGACGTAGGGAGCCTGCACCCTGGGGCCCTGCTGTTTCAAGCCGCTGGACAGCCTCCGTCTCTTCCTACCATGGCTGATGCCCTGGCGCACGGAGCGGATGTCAACTGGGTCAATGGGAGCCAGGGGAATGCCACACCTCTGATCCGGGCTACAGCTGCT aattctcttctggcctgtgagtttCTCCTCCAGAATGGGGCAAACGTGAACCAAGCAGACAGTGCTGGCCGCGGCCCACTCCACCATGCCACCATCCTTGGCCACACAGG GCTCGCTTGCCTGTTCCTGAAACGGGGTGCAGATCTTGGGGCTCGAGATGCAGAAGGCAGGGACCCTCTGGCTATTGCAATGGAAACGGCCAATGCTGACATCGTAACCCTGTGA
- the Acap1 gene encoding arf-GAP with coiled-coil, ANK repeat and PH domain-containing protein 1 isoform X3, which yields MTVKLDFEECLKDSPRFRASIELVEAEVSELETRLEKLLKLGSCLLESGRHYLAASRAFLVGICDLAHLGPPEPMMAECLEKFTVSLNHKLDSHAELLDATEHTLQQQIQTLVKEGLRGFREARRDFWRGAESLEAALTHNAEVPRRRVQEAEDAGTALRIARAGYRSRALDYALQVNVIEDKRKFDIMEFVLRLVEAQATHFHQGHEELNRLAQYRKELGAQLHSLVLNSAREKRDMEQRHVLLKQKELGGEEPEPSLKEGPGGLVMEGHLFKRASNAFKTWSRRWFTIQNNQLVYQKKYKDPVTVVVDDLRLCTVKLCPDSERRFCFEVVSTSKSCLLQADSERLLQLWIGAVQSSIASAFSQARLENSPRGPGQVSGHLALGAAATLGYGGAARGREPGGSGQVVAQVQSVDGNAQCCDCREPAPEWASINLGVTLCIQCSGIHRSLGVHFSKVRSLNLDSWEPELVKLMCELGNVVINQIYEARVEAMAVKKPGPSCSRQEKEAWIHAKYVEKKFLTKLPEIRGRRGGRGPPRGHPPVPPKPSIRPQPGVVRSKSESPSDDVGSLHPGALLFQAAGQPPSLPTMADALAHGADVNWVNGSQGNATPLIRATAAARLPVPETGCRSWGSRCRRQGPSGYCNGNGQC from the exons CTCCTGAAGCTGGGTTCCTGTCTCCTGGAGAGCGGGCGCCATTACCTCGCAGCCAGCCGTGCCTTCCTCGTCGGCATTTGTGACCTGGCTCACCTGGGTCCACCAGAGCCCATGATGGCG GAGTGTCTGGAAAAATTCACCGTGAGCCTGAACCACAAGCTGGACAGCCACGCT GAACTTCTTGATGCCACTGAACACACACTGCAGCAGCAAATCCAGACTCTGGTCAAGGA AGGTCTCCGGGGTTTCCGAGAGGCTCGCAGGGACTTCTGGCGAGGGGCTGAGAGCCTAGAGGCCGCTCTTACCCACAACGCAGAGGTCCCCAGGCGCCgtgtccaggaagcagaggatgcTGGAACCGCTTTGAGGATCGCTCGAGCTGGGTACCGGAGTCGGGCACTGGATTATGCTCTGCAG GTCAATGTGATCGAAGATAAGAGGAAATTTGACATCATGGAGTTC GTGCTGCGCTTGGTAGAGGCCCAGGCTACCCATTTCCATCAGGGCCATGAAGAGCTAAACCGGCTGGCTCAGTATCGGAAGGAATTGGGCGCCCAG TTGcacagcctggtcttgaactcggcTCGGGAGAAGAGAGACATGGAACAGAGACACGTGCTGCTGAAGCAGAAG GAGCTGGGTGGGGAGGAGCCAGAGCCAAGCCTAAAGGAGGGGCCTGGTGGCTTGGTAATGGAAGGACATCTTTTCAAGCGGGCCAGCAATGCATTTAAGACGTGGAGCAG ACGCTGGTTTACCATCCAGAACAACCAACTGGTTTACCAGAAGAAATATAAG GACCCTGTGACTGTGGTGGTGGACGACCTTCGTCTCTGTACAGTGAAGCTCTGTCCAGACTCGGAAAGGCGTTTCTGTTTCGAAGTAGTGTCCACCAGCAA GTCCTGCCTCCTCCAGGCTGACTCTGAGCGTCTCCTGCAGCTGTGGATAGGTGCCGTTCAGAGCAGTATCGCCTCCGCCTTCAGCCAGGCTCGCCTGGAGAACAGTCCTCGGGGGCCAGGCCAG GTCTCAGGACACCTTGCTCTGGGCGCTGCTGCCACTCTGGGCTATGGTGGGGCAGCCAGAGGAAGGGAACCTGGGGGGTCTGGGCAGGTGGTGGCCCAGGTACAAAGCGTGGATGGAAACGCTCAGTGCTGCGACTGCAGGGAGCCAGCCCCAGAGTGGGCCAGCATCAACCTCGGCGTCACGCTCTGCATTCAGTGTTCCGGCATCCACAG GAGCCTGGGCGTGCATTTCTCCAAAGTCCGGTCTCTGAACCTTGACTCCTGGGAACCAGAACTGGTGAAG CTTATGTGTGAGCTGGGGAATGTCGTTATCAACCAGATCTACGAGGCCAGGGTGGAGGCCATGGCGGTGAAGAAGCCAGGGCCCAGCTGCTCCCG GCAGGAAAAGGAAGCCTGGATTCATGCCAAGTATGTGGAGAAAAAGTTCTTGACCAAGCTTCCTGAAATTCGAGGGCGGAGAGGTGGCAGGGGACCCCCAAGAGGACATCCTCCTGTGCCTCCAAAGCCTTCCATCAGGCCGCAGCCAGGGGTTGTCAGATCCAAGTCAG AGTCCCCATCTGATGACGTAGGGAGCCTGCACCCTGGGGCCCTGCTGTTTCAAGCCGCTGGACAGCCTCCGTCTCTTCCTACCATGGCTGATGCCCTGGCGCACGGAGCGGATGTCAACTGGGTCAATGGGAGCCAGGGGAATGCCACACCTCTGATCCGGGCTACAGCTGCT GCTCGCTTGCCTGTTCCTGAAACGGGGTGCAGATCTTGGGGCTCGAGATGCAGAAGGCAGGGACCCTCTGGCTATTGCAATGGAAACGGCCAATGCTGA